From the Macrobrachium nipponense isolate FS-2020 chromosome 9, ASM1510439v2, whole genome shotgun sequence genome, the window TAATTTCGAAAATATAAGGCAAGTTGCATTGATTTTCCAACATTGCGACTAAATTCACATTTTGTTGGCatgtttattttgagagagaattCTCTTGATATATAGCATAGAGTAATCTAAAACCTAGACCGTGGATATCTGCATATATTTTTGCTCTTCTCTTCCTCTACAGCCAAGCTTCGGAATtctcattttgcttttttttccccatagattCGTATCATCTTTACACTTTCAAAAGGCGGTTTATTGAACctatcttctttccttttttctttttctttttcgtgagTGATATTAAATTGTACGTTGCTCTAGCTTTCGTATGGAAATCTAATACTTATAAGGATTTATTTAATTCCTTTCTATGCCAAATTGGCCATGACTCAAATGCGGAGAGTTCAGAAGGCaagtatttataataactatatattttattaagacCTCACAGTCGTACCATATTTGggctgtctgtgtctgtctgtctgtctcttttccTGGTTAAGATCTCGCACAATTATAAGACAAAAGGTAACACTCATTCCCTACCAATGCAACCACAGAGTATCGCCTGACATACGAGTATGTTCAGAGAGACGGGTAATGTGACGCCCTACACGCTACTAATTAAAACCGAAAATAAACTGCTTTACTCTGCGGTTGGACATTGCTTCGGAGATAAGGTGTAATGGAGAGGACGCGAACTGACTGCCCGGACAGGCAATAAACAAAGGTTCATCTGGAGAAATGCATTAAGGGCGCTAATCTTTGTCCAAGAGTATTGTTGCTTCCGATTTTACTGCTCGACGAACAGTTTGGATCTCGGGTtcgtcttcatttgttttttgttattgttgttgtttatcgGTAAATTTCAGGTTCAATTTTTCCTCCTAATTGAAGAACTCggaatttatttccttctttcgtTTTTCCCACTCGTGGCTAGActacttcttattttttttgcttttcttgttttcatcaTGCCATTggtaaatgaatataaattaaaattaaagattaCGGGAAGACAATGTCTTTTATCGCTGAAAAGCaaacaatatatgatatatgtgtatatatacatatatatatatatatatatatatatagtatatatatatatacatacatatatattatatatatatatatatatattatatatatatatatatatatgtacgtgtgtgtatgtgtacatgcaaatatatatagtaatatatatatttacatatatatgtatatatataatacacatacacacgtatatatatatatatatatatatatatctatatatatatatatatatatatatttatatatatatatatatatctatatatatatatatctatatgtatatatatttataatatatataatatatattataatttatattaatatctatatataataaattgataTTTTGGGGGGAACTACGAGGTACTAGATTTGAGAAAATGAGGTAATGATAAACTGCACCATAAGCAAAAAAATCTTAAAgatattttagtattttctccAGCCTGAAATTAAATGGTAATCCTCAACCTTGACGTGCACTCATGTCTGTGAAGGAAAAGTCTTgatcattattaaataaatagttaaccaGTCAATCCATCTGCTCATTTTTTACTTCGGAAAGGTCACTGGTCAAATCCTTTGCCTTGAAATCACGAGGAGTATCCTTCAGTGGTGACAATTTGAAACGGTATCAGATTCTCATCGTTTtccagaaaaaagaagaagaagatgaccaTCACCGGCACCGTTCTCTTCAACGTCGTAATACTCTTACATTTTTGTTCTACATTTTCCGGTAAACGTCCGCACCTATCCAGTCGTAATTCTTTACCTCGTGATTTGAAAGCCATTATACAAACGGAAAAACTCTTAAATTTCCATAAGGAAATCACTAAGTAAGACAGATTTCGGAATCTACAGCGGAAGTTTCTAAATGGGGACGTTGGCTTCGTTGCTAATGGAAATCCGACGCCGTTTTTTCCTCTCGGTAGATTTTGCCGGTTCCGTCTACCTAGCAACGACGGAATGTTATAAAACAAGGACCTGGGTGGAGTCCTGAACGAAAGGTTATGCCAGCTGGGGTCGCAGGACCCCATCCTACACGGTTAAAGGTAGGAGATgatggcccttttttttttctttttttaatggtgATTTGGGGGAAGGATGGAGGGGATTGGGGAACCAGTTTCAATATATTTCTTTAGATTTATACGAGCGAATCTTGCATGACACAGGGGGTGGGGGTAGATCGGGGGTAGGCGACTAGATTCCTAATGGGCTGTGGGTATTGGCAAAGGGGCGGGGTTACTTACGATTCGTTAAAAAAGATTGAATTTAGCTTGTTTACTTTTGGTTAAAACCACTaacttttattaaatattttttctcttttttttggaaCAAGTAGTAATGTTGAAGCGTTACTGTATTTTTCACAATCACATAATAATTCATTGTCCAGACAAAGTGTCTTATACAATCCGTATTACTTCTTATTGGAATAATTTCAAATACTTGTTTTGCGTCCTTGAAAGTAAAATATTGTTCTTGCAAGAAATGCTGATCAGTTTCATTTACAATTTCAAGGTCATATTGTGAATATAGTAAGAATTATGCGAATTACGAAAACACCCCTATCCATTTCTTTACTAAAATCATATAAAGGGTGGAATGACGTGAACTTTAagagcaaaaatagaaaattgaTCGCTATTTGAAGATTCAAATACTTAAAGGTGAGGGAGGTCTCTAAGCTTAtcgaaatcatattttttttttctgaactgaTTGTAAATCAAACCACTGTCTTGTGCATGTGCAACTATTTGGAAATAGCATCATTTGCCTTAAGCAGTACTCCCAAATACTTATATGAAGGACTTACTTCTATTCTTTTTATAATCAATGCTAGCATTCAATATTCTCTatttcaaaaacactttcaaactATTTCACCCGCCTCTTTATTTCCTCCTCATTACCCTCAATTATTCAATCACTACATCTGCCGCGACCATCAGCCCGTTACAGCACCTTTTTGGGGGGATGAGATTGGGGGGTGAGCGAACTAGGTCCCCCCAAAAAGGACAGTGGACACGAGCGAGGGGCGGGGCGGTTTTCGAGGAAGACCTGGGTATATATAGGAGCTGTTGTCCTGAGACCGGCATCGTCCTGCTGAGTCGAGACCAAGATGAAGGTTCTGGTAAGTATGGAAGGAGAGAGAACTCCTCTTTACACTCAAGTTCAATACAGCACTTTGATTTCTTTCTCGTTTCTGCCAAGGGCTTGCTCATGGTCAACTTCCTCTGTTCTTAACAAACTGAAGAACTGTCTCTGCTTTTATATCACTACTATATGTATACTGAAAAATCTAGTTTATACAATCTCTACCTCCTCtcacttaaactttttttttttaaatttacgttTCCTCTTATGTTTAAAACACGTTGCTAAGATGCTAAGCACCACCATCTAAGACGAGCAAATATTACTTTGTGCCGTGTTAACTGAATACAGCTCTTGTCTGCTTGAATCATTCATAAGAAGCCGATTTTCGTCGTGTTTTTACATTCGAGTCATTGACCCTAATTTGATGAAAATGAAGCGAACCAAGAAAATATCCTTTATCATTTTCAGCTCAAAAATGAAGTCCATAGATGATGTTTCCTGAACGCGAAGAGAAGATTCATTAGCAACTGATGTTCAGAAAACTTGGCtcgagagaaaataagaaagtacCTAAATTATACCTTTGTATTATTGATGCTTGGTTAAACCAGCGACTGGTTTATGAACAACTTACAACTCCCTGGATACGAACTATTTTAAGATAATTTCCCTTAAAAATTGTAGCTTACTATAAAAATCAATTtgtgcttatttatttttgtatttagtaagagagagagagagagagagagagagagagagagagagagagagagagagagagagagagagaaatttttttttttttttttttttcataccatatCGATGTGATATTAGAAGCTGATTTCGAAAGTGGGATGGGGGGTCATTTAATTCATCAATGAACGGAAGAGTTAACTGAAGAATGAGAGCCGAAGGGAACCTTTCCTTTGGGAGAGCATCCTATAATCCATTAGGATGTTAAAGACTAGTAAAGTAATGCTGGCTCAGGGTGCGTTCAGCAGCCAATTTTCGAGATCATTTCTCAGATAATATCTAACGTTTTAAAGATAAAATTGTTTGATATTAGTATGTTCATGACTAGGATATTGTTCACATGCTTGAACAAAAAGATCTTTCTCTCACATCACACCGTACTTTGTTATTTCACTgattataataatttcgtacttACAAAGAATCGGCTTGTAAGACAGTGGGATTTTAAGGTTATGTTTGTTACGATAAATATCTTCAAGATTTACTTTCCATTTAAAGGAGTTTTTCGACGTTGAGTCATAAAACGAACTGCTTAATTACTGCACTTGatcgtatatttatttatatataattctaacttTATTTATGTTTCTCCTTGCAGGCAGTGCTGTGTCTTTTGGGTCTGGTGGCCGCTGAGCCCCAGTTGATCTTGCCTTACAGCTCACCTCTGCTGACCCCGACGATCAAGGCTGATGGTGGCGTGATCAGCACCTACACTGCAACATATCCTTATGCTGGCATTCCATTGGTAAAGGCTGCCCTTCCCGGCACTCCATTGCTGAAGAGTGGCCTTCCCAGCACTCCATTGGTGCAGACTGGCCTTCCTTTAATTCATGGATATCATCCATTCTCCATTCCTACTGTGGTAGCTGCCAAGCCTGCTGAGGTAACCGCTGCCCGCCAGAAGCGCTCTGCTGATCCCGAGCCAGCCATCAACTTCCCAAGCACACTTGGCACTATTTCTACTCCAGCAGCCACCATCCCAGCTACTTTGGCTACAATCCCAACTACCCTTAATTACAATTATGCTGGCCTTCCTGCTGCTATCAGCCCTTACACCATCCCACAGACCATCCCTTacgctggtgcagctggagttactCCATTTGTAGGAACATGGCCTTTCACCACTGGTCTTAGCCCATACACCACCCACATGCCTTACCTTTACCCTGTTGTGTCCAGTGCCAAGATTGAGACCCCCAAGGGAGAGGCTGTGTCCCGTGCCAAGCGCTCAGCTGACCCAGAGGCTGATCCTCAGCTCTTGACCACAAACACTGGAGTTACTGGTTTCGCTTACCCAGCTGTCAACACTGGAACATTTGCACCAACAACCTACACCTACCAGAACCTCCCAATCACTTACCCAACCACATACACTGCTGCTTTCCCCTCCTTCAGAACTCTGCCAGTTAACACTGTCTTCGGTTAAGCTGACTTCAGAGCTACAAGGATTTTCAAGAGGCCTTAGATATCTCTCTGTAGCTCCCCTCTTCTTGAATTTATCAAACAAGAACTGATGCCACCAACAACTGGCCCATTGAGATGAGGTGTTAAAAAGGCTTCTTGTAGATTAACATCACATCCATTGATTCAGACGGGACTGATCACTGATCACTGATCACCGGAACATGGACATCTTTTGgctatggttaatttttttttcaatacttctctatacatataaaaatgtataaaaaatgtgATATTAAAATCGATTttaataaattctattttcatttagttGTATATTTTCCCCCAATGCCTCTGATACCAAATGGAGCAATCCTACACAAACTAAGATGACAGAGAGCATTATgacttataaaaatatttattaataaataatctgCTCATTTATCTTAGACCTTAGATTACCTTTCATAAGTGAAAAGAATATTGTGTACCTAATTTGAGTAAAATGTGCTTTTAGTTTTTACTTCCGGTATAGctgttaaaatatgattcccaaCAGCAACTGTTGTCAGAGTGGTCAATGAGCAGACTGCCAGGGGGCGCTTGGGAAGCACCCAGGGTGCCTGGCCCAGTAGAAACATCCAAATTGCTTTAATGTTTTGGTTGGTGGTCTTTTTTGTCTTCTTTGATGTCAATATGCTTCAAAAATAGAAAGGCAACTTTATTTGTTTGTAGAGTGCAATATTTTATTAGTATAAATCCCTGAAGCATAAGGTATTATTCAACCCTATTGTTCCATATGATTGATAGTCTTCTTATTCACAACAGAATCAACTCGTAAATGTTTTAAAGGGTGTGCATTGTAGTGTTGTACATTGCATAagtatatttctttgacaaaataataCTGCTGAAAACAAACTTTACAGTCACACTTTACCAGCTGTTTGTTGGCTTTGATTTCATGTTACCTTACCAAAAGATAATCAATGATATTGAAACAAGTGAAAGTAAGGTCAGGcaagttataaaaaaattccaaacaACGTAACCTTAAAAAGACATATACATTAGAGTCAATAGATACTGCTATAACTTTCAGGATAATTCTATGTCATGCACAGACTTCTATTAACGAATGCCAATAGAGCTGCAAAACTTATGAATCATTCAAGTCACATGATGCTGCTAATAGTAATGTAAGTGACTTTTTCTGGTGCCTGACTGGAACCGGAAATAAAGTTTTGGGTTGTCTCAGGTCAAACAACCTATACTTTGTCGCAGCTTAATTTCTTTCGTCGAAAGTTGGGCAAGTGTCCAGGTACTATTTACATCAAAAGAGTGTGGTTTACTGAGTTCTGGGTGCCATCATTTAGCGAACTGCAGCGATCTTCTTTGATGAATTTCAAAAGGTCAGTTTCTACTATCACAGCAGCGTTTCGTCTGTTATGCATTGTTCCTTCCACATGAGTAGATATTACTGTATCAGCAAATGCAATCAACACAGAAATTTTATCCAACCACAGCCAGGTTTCCTTCAGCAACGCATCCTACTCCTTTGTCGTGAATATCTTTGATGTGGCAAAGATTTTAGAAATAGGTCCTCATCACCAAATAGGCACAAAACTGATTGCACTTTCTACTGCTTCTGATTTTTTCTCGGCAAAGGTAATTTtcctaataagttttttttacgcGCTGTCCAGTGTAAAATTGATAAAGTGTTTAAGGATATAACGCAGTTTATCCGGACGTTCCAAGTTAGGATGGTGAACAGCATCAGTATTTTGAGATGATTAAACATGGTTAAGATAATTCTTTATGCTACTCTATGTGAATTTCTAATGAATAAGAAAGTTCTTCTTAGGTTTCTTCTGCTATGCACATACGGCTTTTCAGAACATCACAGCCTGAAGAGAAAAATATGGGTGGCACACTGTCTGCAAAACCACTCATGTCAAGCTGGCTCAATATCATCTAGTAAATCAAAGGTACAAGTCAGATTGCAACCTGCAATTCTTACCTTCAAAGGCCAATGGCATCAAATGTGATCAAATCGGACTATGTACGATTCAAACTTGACAGACAACTGAATATTCCACTTGTCTCAGCAATGTAAGCTCAGGCCTTCTGGGCCCAAGCACCTCATAGTGAGCTGACAGTTGTTTACTCAGACTAAAATTGTAATTCAGATTCACATCTTTCATATTACAGCAAAAAGTGAACTTTTACATCTCTTTGAAATGGGTGGTTGCCAGGCCTTCCACTAATCCTGGTGCGTATTTGCCGGACGCTAGATTTTTTTCCAACTTTGCTACCTCTAGAGATACTAACCCAATAGCATACATTTCCTTGTGGTTGTGGCTTCATTTTATGACTAAGGTATTTCACTGCTCCTCTTCTAACCCTTATAACAAAGAAAGAAGATTGTTACTCGACATCCATTATGGATTATTGATATTAAACTCATGCTTATTATTACTTTaagttcttatggaacaagccaattAGCCATGATTTTGTCTGGGAAATCTGCACAGAATAGGATGGTGATAtaagaagggaaaaagaaaaaaaatagcagagCAAGAAAAGATTAGAACTTAATATTTGGGAAAACAAATACTGATAAGTAATTTTGTACttatgaaaacaacaaaatagctataaataaaacaaaaattaagcagTTTTCCTAGGTGCAAAAGGCCAATTGGCTAGACAATAAGAGGAAGACGATGGGTGTACATTTAAAACTGCTTTATATAGGAAAGGtttataaaattcaagaaaaactgaGGCAGGAACTTCCCCATGGAACATAAAGCGATATAGTACCAATAGAAGTGGCAGGGAGAGGTCACCTTCCATTAGACAGGAAGATCAAGAGATGAGTGAAAGTAGGTTGGCAATAAATGAATTCCCAAAAGTCAATCCTACCAAGAGagtagaaaaagaaaagtcaaCCTACATAGAAATATTCTAGATCGGAATGAATAGGTCACATACCAAGTTTTACCGATTAGGAAGAAGAGAATGTATGGCATCTAACAAGACATATCTGAGCAACCTAAGCATCCCAAATACTGATGAACGTGAGGCATCTcgttaaattttcaataaaagtATTTAAAGAACTTGATGCGGAGGAGACAGAGAATAGCGAGAACTGTGTCTAGGAGGAATCAAATATGAACTCGTCTCAAGTTAACCGTTCAAGTAAGTTCACAGGACCAAATCTAACAGACAAGGGTAGTACAATTTGAGACTGAGTTCGGTCACTGGGAGAGGACTAGGATACGGATCAAGAAGAAGCCCGGATGTCTGAGTGATTAGCTTGATTTGAAGAGGAGCTAGATTCAAGGTCACTGATAAAGAGAGGGAAAACAGTAGATGATGAATTCACACCTTGAGGAATGCCCCTAGAAAAAAGAGAAGCAGTAGATGATAAGAGACAAAAAGAACTAGATTAAAAGCCAGAGCTCAACTCCCATAATTAAAGAGCAAAATGAGGGGCAGGAAGTTTGGATAAAACATAATTATGCCGATGAATGACTGCCAATTATAGCTGAGGAGAAGGCCAAACGCCAGTGATAAGAGTTGGAATGATATTTCTTAAGATACTGAGAGTTTCGTAAAGTGATGGGAAGAGACTGTTGGAAGGCTCAGACAAGTCACCAGTCACCACTCTGAGGATATGGCCACACTGCAAACGGCAAGGTAGCGTCTGGCGACGAGCAGCAGCGACGCACGCAACACGTGAATCGAAGCTGATCCTCAGTGCAGACATTTCATCATTAAATTTGTTAAGAAATtatctttatttgaaaatatttcatgaaattagGTGaaataccagtaaaaaaaaaaaagtgtggattCCTGATTTTAACAAGAGAAGGATTTCATAATTGATATAAACAGTCTCATTTGTACGAtggaaatttttataaatatttgcatatgagCCAAGGATAATTTGATTTATTGGTCAGCAAATTTGAAGAGAGGCTGTAACAAACGCCAAAGAACCCATTTCTCCTAAAGAAAGACGCTCGCGACTTCGcggttttttttaaacatgctGCATCATCGAGTGTGACCACCCACGTAAATATTATTATGTGGCCACCCACATAATAATTGTTAAACTTCATAATTAGCGGCAAGTCGTGCGGCTCAAGCAACTCCAAGTGGCAGAATAGAGGTGTGACTGAATTCCAGGcagagaaaaacaacaaaacacaagAATCATTTCGGCTGCAAATCCTTTGTTGATTCATACAGGAGTGCAATGAGAAGCTACAATGAGAAGCTACAATGAGAAGCTACAATGAGATGCCTCACCAATATACAAAAATGCAGAACTAAATTGACCCTATCAATACAGGCTATTGGGAACGGGTAGGAGTGAGAGAGATCATTATCATTTGCTTTAATGAAGAAAGAAAGTTGGCTGAAAAAATGAGAGCTGAAGAGTGCAGCCTTTTCATTAGGAGAGTAAGATATAGATACATTAGGATGTCAAAGAGGAGGAAATTTAACCTATAGGATGTTGTTCAGAACTGGCGAAGTAATAGAAATTTTAGTCTTTAGATGAGAGCAGAATATCGGACTTTTCCGTACTACAAGACAGCTCCTTTCCCATTACAGTTCTACAGCAATTTTAAGTACAAGTTACAGCACCTTGAAAGACTGGGAATGACTGAGGGGTTGGTGAGCTAGAGATCTCAAACCAATGTGTGTGAGGTGAGGCTAAAACAGAAGAGGTGACATATACTCATTACGAGTTCAGTGCTTAGCCAATGCAAGCAATATTCTTTAATGGGAAATCCAAGACCTGAGGCTCATGCACCAGTCCACTGGGAACTCGAAAAATACCATGTAGGCATTGAGTCCAGAGAACTGACTGTagagaaataaaagttgaagTAACAGAAATATGAGAATAATTGATATTATCACATGTTCTCTTATTTCTGTTACTAAAGGTGGGAAGAAACTTTTAAAAGCTTTTCAGAAGAGTTTGAGGTAAAGAAGAGATCAAGAATGTTGGCTGTAGGCTTACAATGAAAGGCTAAATAGGTATAATTTCAAATAGGgagtaagagaaaagaaaacagagCTACTCATCATAATGAGAAATCTAATATATGCACCTTGAATATTCAAAATTGATCAAACTTCATACTTACCAGCACCGGCCAATGCTCCATCACGATTCCAATCCCAGAGAATTttggattagatatttctatgcCACCGAAAGACATATTTTCAGATAGATGAATAGTTTACTGTGGGtcctgaaaacaaagaaaatacgttcATTACTTATTAGAATGATAGCTAACTAGTATAAATTTACTAGGTGATTGTTTTAGTTTACATCCTAAAGGAGCATTGTATGCTCTCCGCTCTCTTAAATAGTGCAGTGGAAAACCCATACCTTCTTATTCGTAAAATAATTCTTTATTCACTCTTAATGTCAGTGTGAGGACACTTTTGTATAATAATAGCTTATGAAAGCTTATAAAGCAAGGCATATGTTGTTCTAAATTATCAATGCTGCTATTATCTTCAGTACTGTCTTATTCGTTTTACAGAAACTGTgggcttttaaataaaaaaaaatcgcttttcTGTGTAAATTTTTCGAAATAAGTCTCGTCTAATCTCGAAATCTTGGATGAAAACATAGGCGTTTTATCCTatgaaaagataataaaactcgCATTCAAGAATGGGGAAAGCTAATGCCCTTAGGTTATGCCAGAGCCCTAGACTAATGACCACTGATAATTATGGATACCATCCTTTTTCGGCAACGCGGCTCTTGATAATTCAATAACGAAGCAAAAACGGTAGAGGTTCCCCCACGAACTGAGAAGTGTCATCAAACTCAGTGATATTTCAAGTCACAAGTAGTCCAACTAATTGATTCAATTCTGTGGCTAATTTTTTGGAACTTCAACAAAAAGACAAACAATATAACGTCGTCATATTGACAGCCACAAGCTGTAGATAATTATTTATCGTCTCTGTGACTTTCGATATCTTTACATGGCATATGTCGTATTGCATGCGAACGAACACACGTACGTGCAGAGTGattctgttggagagagagagagagagagagagagagagagagagagagagagagagagagagagagggaggtgtgtgtgtttgtgagagagagagagagagagagagagagagagagagagagagagagagagagagtcttgcagTTTTCTGTGTGCGAAATGTAGCAAGGAAACGAAGATAAACATGTTAGTGGAAATATTTATGGAGTAAGTTGGATGCTGTTTCATTTGATAGGCAGTTTccccattaagaaaaaaaaaatcaaatcaaagctCCAGTCGTTTCACACCGTGAAATAAAATGTTCATCAGTAGCTCATCGATTTCCGTTCAAACGGTCTTCCATTTCTACTCCCTCCTTTTATTCTAGTCAGATGATCAGATTTCTATATTGAGATCTGGGGTTCATCGGTTCCACTTCAACCTAATAACACTTATACCATAATCTTCGACAATTCTCCACAACGCCTTTTCAGGGTCTATTTCACAGGAAATTAATCTTTAGTGTGTCtccatctttttaatttttaattttattcttctattCTACTGAGGAAAGATGGCTCATCCTTCTTTAAGCATATTACATTTGTCTCCTTAGATTATTTTACTTTCTGCCATCATCTTGCTTCAGGTCTCTCTCATGCCAGCATCAGCATCAATTGTCATAATGTATTCCCGAATATCTGGAGGAAGCATCTACTTccattcttcttttctcttcttttgacAACTTTCAAACCATCACCCTACCTTCTCCCGTTCACAGCATTGCCATCGGTTAGATAATCACCACATCTGCTGCAAGCATCAACCCCTCCATTTTTCGGGGGGTTGGATTTGGGGGTGAGCGAACTTGATTCCCGAAGGACCA encodes:
- the LOC135218520 gene encoding uncharacterized protein LOC135218520; this encodes MKVLAVLCLLGLVAAEPQLILPYSSPLLTPTIKADGGVISTYTATYPYAGIPLVKAALPGTPLLKSGLPSTPLVQTGLPLIHGYHPFSIPTVVAAKPAEVTAARQKRSADPEPAINFPSTLGTISTPAATIPATLATIPTTLNYNYAGLPAAISPYTIPQTIPYAGAAGVTPFVGTWPFTTGLSPYTTHMPYLYPVVSSAKIETPKGEAVSRAKRSADPEADPQLLTTNTGVTGFAYPAVNTGTFAPTTYTYQNLPITYPTTYTAAFPSFRTLPVNTVFG